One Delphinus delphis chromosome 16, mDelDel1.2, whole genome shotgun sequence genomic window, GCACACACCTGTGAGGGAGGGACACAGGCTCTGTTACGGTGGCCAAGGATCTTGAGATGTCAGTGCCAATCCTTTCCTATAAGGACCAGCATCCTGCTGAGGTGGAAAGGGCACAGACTTTGAGGAGAGCCAGGCCTTGCTTCAAACCCTGCTTCACTGGCTACATGACACTGGACAAGCTAACTCCGGGTCTCTTGCCTACCCTGGCCCATCTCTCTGAATCTCACTTTCCACAAGTGGTGAAAATGCGGAACTTGCAGGACGATCCTGAGGACCAGGTGTCCCGATATAGAgggcacactgcctggcacatgagGGGTGCCTCATAAATGTCCTGTCAAATTCCAGGTCTAGGTTCTGCCCTAGAACTACAGCAAAAGGGCCACAGCTGGGGTTCCCAGAGACCCACCTATTGCAGATGCTGCAGTGGTGTGTTCGGGCTGGCTTGGGGTTAATGCACTTCTTACAGATGGAGACTGTTGTGATATCATTCCTGCCCTGTGCAGAGGGAGAAAAGCACCATGACAACTGTGGCAGCACCGGTTTCGTACCTCCAAAATACCAAGGCACTCTCCCTCCGCACTCCTGGAACTGGCTCCAATAGCCTGcagttctctccctcccccatgcccctGAGGGGGTACCCACCGGGGGTGGGTATCCAGGTGGAGTGGTGATAGCCTGGTAGTAATGGAAGACGATGAGGATCAGATTCCAGTGACTATAGAAGAAATGCCAGCAGAGTCGTGGCACTGAGTAGGTTTGAAGGATGAGGGGCAGGATACACAGGTAGGCAATGGCCACGATGGAGCTGGTCAGCACGATCACCAGCACCACGAACACCTGCCGACACCAGGGAGGTCAAGAAGACGCAGTGAGAGAGCTTGCCAACACCCAGGGTAGACTCGGGAGTTTCCCCAGGGTAGGAGGCCAGTGTGAGTCCAAACCCAGTGTAGGTCCATCAGACACATGTCCCTCTGCTACCCCCAAACATCCCTGTTCCTGTCCCCAGGCATCACTCACCACCCCACACCAGCGGATCACGTTGTCCACCAGCCAGTAGATAGGCTCAAAGGCAGCATCCACAGCGGTGTCACTGCCTGCAAAGGAGTTGTGGAGCAGGGAGCGCAGGCAGACCTTGCCATAGCGCCAGCGCTGAACCAGGCCGCGGAGCAGAGGTGGGCAGCGGCGCCTGTAGCCCAGGAGCAGAAGCAGGCGCAGGCAGAGGCGGGCAGGGCCCAGCAGCAGGCTCCGCTGGCCCCGCATGGCTCCTAGGAGAGCACACAACTGTGAGGGGCCAGCCTGGGTcctgtccctccctgccccaccagtGGGGCGCTTAGAGGCAAAGACCTAAGACCGAGGCCCGCTGGGCCAGTCAGTAGGTGTGGGAAGTAGGGAGGTGACTCCAAGCCAAAGCAGGATCTCTGGAGTTGTCTGTGTAGACGGACAACTGGGTGGAGCCCAACCAACGTGCACAAAGCCATCCACGTGCCTCTGAGGGCCTGGCCACAGTAGCAGAGGTGTCCCGGCATCTCCTGCCTGACCTGGCCCATTGGCCTACCTCCTAACAATTGTCTTCACCAGGAACAGCCAGTGGGGGAGTGAGTTCACAGCATGTGGATCCTGCACCTAGATCTTCCCTGATGCTACCTGAGTCTTGGCAAAAGATACTCATCCTTCCCGCTTACGTTACAGGCCTGGTGGCATGAAGAGTCCCTGTCTCCTGTCAGGACAGCTCAGCTACCCCTTGCATGATGTAAGATGCTTTGTCTCCAATTCTAGTCCCAGCCCTGCCGCAAGCTTACTGAAGCCAAGACAATTTCTGGTGTTCAGAGCAGAACACCACCACAGGCAGGAGACACTGGCAGTGGGAGGAGGGCTGGTGGCTCCTGAAGACCACAGGGCCTGCCCTCTGAGTGATGAGTCTCCCCCGCCCTGTTCTAGTTGGACACTCGAGAGCTTTCTCTGTGGCTGCTGCCATTGGCCCCAAGCTTCCCAACCAACCTTCCCAGCTCTTTAGCCCTGTGCATGGCTCCTCTGCAAGTGCCTTCACCTCCTCCATGTGGTTTTTACCTTATCTAATAGCCACAGGAGGTCAGCTGCCCAGGCAATGCCCAGAACAGAAGACACAGATTCCTTCATGACAGTCTCATCAATTCTGCAGATTAAGGGCTTTACCAGAAAGGAAATTATCTGATTTTCTCCTATGGCTACTTTGTCCTCAGCAACTCCACTGACTTATTTAACAGGCAGCTCAAAACCCAGCAGAAACTGGAGGAGGCTGCTCCACTGTAGGGGTGGTTTCATTTCAGTAACTGGAGCAAGGTACTCTCCTTGCACCCTGGCTCATCCCCACAAGAGGCCTTTCAAAGAAAACTTAATTATCTCCTTCCACAAGCCCTCTAAAGACCTAAGGCAAAAAGAAATCCAGCAGACAAGGCCAGCAAAGAGAAGGCAGACAATTCAGTAGGGACCTGCTCTCTGTACCAGGATAAAGTAAGTGGCCATTCCCATCACCTCCAAGGGTATAAGAGAATTAAGGGGCcgtgtagaaaaaagaaaaaggaaaagctcAAACTTCTTCCTACCTCCTTTGAGTTGGACTCCTATTGTGTCGAATCATGATTTGGCTTAAAGCATGAGTTTTCAAATAGTATACAGCTAAAATCTAACATAAGAGTGGGACAAAACATTTTACCCCATAGCAAATCCAGGTGACTTAGGTCATCCGCATATTGTTCATTCCCCTTCTATGGCTAATGGAGAGTTTCCTATTtactaaaatactttttataacaATAACTTTCAAATAAGATgcattcctcatctgtaataaaCATGAATTATATGCCATCTCTCCTGTCTACAAAAAAAAGTCTCCCTTCTCTGATTCTCCACTTTTCAGCTTGTTCTCAACCACTTCCAGAATAACTGAGCTCTACAGGAAATGACTGCCTCAAGCACTAGACTTACCAACTCTCACCTGCCCCATAACTCGACTACTTAGGGTTCAATTCTGCCCTTAAgtagttctgtgaccttgggcaaatcaccaaACCCTGCTGGCACTCAATTTTCTTGTGTTCCCATTCAGTGAGAGGGTAGGATTAAATACTAAGGTCCCTTCCTGCTCTACCCCTTTATGATTCTATATATACACTTGGTAAGATGTTTAAACGAAATGCTTATAAAGTGCTTAGCGCAATACCTGGATCatggaagtgctcaataaatacttgttgaatgaatgaactggagGGATGCTGAAGTGGAAAGGCTGGTCGGATGTCTATCTGTCCTACAAATAACAGCAAGGACACTCCTGCCAACATGATAACGCTAAGTAAGTGTCTACTGAGAAATGAAAACCATTGTTAGAATCATAGCACTCAAGAGCtagaagtcatttttaaaaactagtccAACCAGAAATCAACCCAAACATGTAAGCCAAAAGCTTGTAGGTGCAGAGCTAAAGATCAGATTTGTGTAAAAGAAACCTGAAGCCAAGCCCGCCACACCCCTTATTTAGTGGGGTTTGGGGGATATGGGAATGCCAGGGAAGAGATATGTAGTCCATGGGGCCACAACTGAACATTTCCTCTCAGGAAACTGAGGTAAAGCAGAGCTCAAAAAATTGTGTGTGGTAGGGGCGAGGGGTGGTGATGGAAGTGAACAGGGCAGGAAATACAGCACGCACAGTTTCGCTATCACCCCCAGCACAAGCTCTGAGCACTCTGATCCCTCAGTAGTAGCCACTTAGTGACATCTGCCACCAGATCAGAGGGGACGGCAGGCCACAGCATCCCCCTCTTCTCAAGGCTCTAAGTCACCATCTCTTTCCCAAGGAGAAACCGTATATGAGGGAcataggggtgggagtgggagtacACACACAGATTCCAAAGCCACCAGAAGGCAGAGGAAACTGAGAAGAAGGTCGACAAATCTCATTTGGACAAAGGCTGTTCTCAGGATGTTTACAGCCTCAAGCAGCAGATGTCAATCATCAGTAAGAGCAGCATTTTATTCATGTGCAGACTTCCCTTCCAGACTAACATGCTCCACTTGACAGGATCCGACAGCAAGATCGGAAAGCTGCAGTTACAGAAACCGGGGAaaggttttatttctcaaaaaggCTGGCGTGGCCAAAGTATGATGGGCAGGAAGTAAAATAACTTGGGTACCGGTTTGGTCTCTAGAGACACTGTACAAGTCAAATCCTATCTCTGGGGCTGAGTTTccaaatctgtgaaatgggcgAGCTGGGTGGGCTGACCTTCCAATTCCGCGCCTTAAGGCTGCCCGGAGGGTGAGCTCCGCCCGGTTCGAGGGCGAGGCCGTGCTGAGCAGGAACTCACAAGGCCCCAGAACAGGGCCCGACCCTAGAAAAAGGGAAAGGACCGGGCAGCAAAGGCCGCGGCTTCGCTCTTACCTGCCACCGGCCGACTCCCCAGTCAGCCAAATCGAACCCTGCAGCCTCCGCCGCCGCTCACTGCCACCCCCTCCAGCTCGGCGCCCCGGCCCGGCCTGGCTCAATCCAACCAACCATGGCCCACAGCCCACAGCTTCACCCTCCAGCCCCGTACCCGCCGCCCGCCCATCCTTATCCGCAAGCGCAAGCGTAAGCGCAAGCGCATGCGGGCCGGAGCTCCACCCCCGGTCTCGTCCCGGGGTAACCTGGGAAATGGAGTTTACATCTCAAGGAGGCGCTCCCGGTGGTCACGTGATAAAGCTCACCAATTGGCACGCTTCTTACTGCGGAACTGCACCTGGATGTTGGCCAATGAGAGGTCGGCTTCATTTTCCTCCGGACTTGGGACAGGGGCAGTCATGGCGCCACCCGTGAGGTACTGCATCCCCGGTAAGTCAGCGGTGCCCAGAGCGAATCCTGGGCAGGGACGGAGGCAGGAAGGCCCGACGACCAACAGCTTCTGCGGACCCGTGGCTGATGCAGCGTTTTTTCCGCAGGCGAACGTCTGTGTAACTTGGAAGAGGGCAGCCCCGGCAGCGGCACCTACACCCGGCATGGCTACATCTTTTCGTCGCTTGCTGGCTGCCTGATAAAGAGCAGCGAGAACGGCGCGGTAAAGGGGGCGGCTTCCCCTCTTCTCCGTCTCTGCCTTTTTCTTAGGCTGCCTTTGATTTCGCAGTTCTTAGGCAGGGGACCTGCGGGCGCGTCTTCAGTGCCTCGTTCAGTAAAAGAAGTTGGTCTCTTAAGTTTGAACAGCTGTGGTCCCCGCTGCCGGGCACTTAGCCATCACAGAACAGTTTTGTTGGTCCGGCTTGGTTGTGTTGCTGACACTCGGGGAAGCAAGTTGGGGGAAGAGTGGAGGCGAGCTCAGCCCTGCAGTGAGCTGAATCCTGTCCGAATGTCGCCTACCTCTCCGACTTTATCTCGCTCCGCTACCCGCGCCTCACCCTCTGCTATCTAGTACTACTGGCTTCTTTCAGTGTCGCCAGTGCGCCACAGAGCCTTTGTACACACGCCGACTGGAACACGCTCCTCTCTTCCTTAGCCTATTCAATTCCTACCTACCCTTCAGATAGCCTCACTAGTATCACTTTCTCAGAGAAGCTGTCCTAGCCACTAGTcgaaaaaagttttgtttttgtctgttttgttgagCACTCACAAAGAGCTGTATTCTTCCCTTTCTAAGCACTTAGCTCAGCATGTAATTAAACACTCAGTTATATCAATAAGTTCCCCATTAGACCCTTCTCCCGTAGACTCCATAACCGCCGCGCCTAGCACAAGATAAATGCTCagtagatgtttgttgaatgcatgAGTAATATTATTCTCCCTGGTTCCAGAGGCTGATCCACGATTAGCTCAGGATCAGATAAGCAGTTCTTGAAGGAGCAGCTTAAAGGAGCGTAGTAGAAAGAGGATTCAGAGTTAGAACACTTCAGTATTGACTAAACCTTGATTCTGCTTTAGATAAGAAACTTAAACCCtctggttttaggttcttcctcatctataaaatgagagactTTTTATTCGATCAATTTGGGAATTTCCTTAGGATTTGAAAGTTTGTTCATTTCATAGCTATACATATAGCTATCTATGGAGCATtttcatgtgccaggcacagtgctgacCTCTAGGGATGTTGTAATGAGCCAAATACACATGGTCTCTTATCGGGGGCACAAACACAACTGTAAGCAAATATATGCTCAAATGAATGTATGCTTACAAATGTGATTCCTGCTCTGAAAGCATATTACGGGGTACCATGAGAACATGTAATAGGCAAACCCACCCTAGTCAGAAGTGACATTTAACCTGAATCTTTAAcctgaatatttatatttatcctgAATAAAGGATAAATAAGAGTTGAGTGGGTGAGCATAAAGAACAGGTTGGATAGAGATCCTGAGATGGGAAGAAATTTAGTGAATTCATGAAACTGAAAAAAGGCCAGGAGAGCTGAGGCATAGTGAACAAGGTGCTATTATGTATGCtattatataacatttatttgGAAATTCTAGCCTGTCCAATAAAAtgacaaacagaaagaaaggtaTAACTTTGGAGGAAAGAGTCACATTATCCGTGATTACAGGCAATATAGTTGTATGCCAAAAAGCTCTAAGAAAATCACCAGAAAACTTAGAACTCGTCTGAAATGGTTAGATTATGTCTTCTAGCAGCTTTCTTCCTGTGGCCCCTTGGCCATCCTATAGCCTAAAATGTCTAAGGCTTTCTGCTCTGGACTGCAAATGAATCTGTAGTCCACCTGCACTTGTGACCTCAACCGTGGCCCATGGCATTCCTATATTATTCTCAAGCCACAGACACTTTTACCCAAGACTTAGCAAGGATATTCATGTTTTATTGTTCTCTCTGTAGCTTCCTGTCATATCTGTGATGAGAGAAACAGAGTCCCAATTACTGCCAGATGTGGGAGCTATTGTAACCTGTAAGGTAAGTTGGTCCTAACCTCCCTGCTTAGGATACTGTCCAATGCTGAAATAATGATCATTGTAGAGCTGCACTGTTCAATATGGTAACCAGTAGCCACATAtggccatttaaatttaaataaattaaaattaaacaaaatttaaaatttattttctcacttccaCTAggtacatttcaagtgctcagtagccacaggtGGTtggtggctgccatattggtcaacacagaatatttctatcatcacagaaagttttaCGGGACTATGCTGGTCTAGAGATTTCTAGGATAATGATCAATGAGGTCAAGTTCAAGCTTGCATAGTTCTTTCACAGAGCTGATTCCCTGAGTTtgtaattttttacttttgtctGGGAGACGGGCACCAAAGGGTGATaaggaagccctttttttttttttttttttttagtatttatttatttggttgtgccgggtcttagttgcagcatgtggactccttagttgcagctcgaggactcctttagttgtggcttagctccttagttgtggcaggcaggctccttagttgtggctcacaggctccttagttgcagcatgcgggcttcgtagttgtggcatgcaaactcttagttgcagcatgcatgtggcatctagttccccaaccagggattgaacccgggccccctgcactgggagcacagagtctcaaccactgcgccgccagggaagtcccagaaggccCATTTTTGAACAACTGAAGCAAAACTCTTTCTGCAGAGAAACAAAAGATTTGATAGTCTTTGAGGGAAAGTACACATTAATGCGGTACTGGTCAGTAACTATAATATATCAGTACTCCCTGCCCATCCCCACTCTCTGCCAGTTAAATTAACTTGCAGCTCTTAGTTTTTCTCTATAAATTTCTCCAGCAGAAAATCTATGTGGggattccctggcgatccagtggttaggactccgagctttcactgctgagggcgtgggttcaatcgctggtcaggtagctaagatcccgcaagctgcgaagcatgccaaatttaaaaaaaaacagaacggGAGAGAGAATGTAtgtgttattttgaaaataactggAGAGGCAGTGATCTAAATATTATGCAGCAGCTGCAATGGAGACTTAAATTCTGTTCACACTACAGGGCTCATAGTAAGATCTGTTAAAGGTCTAGCTAGATTTGCTATATACTATAAATACCCTTGTGTATTTATGTTAGActtgtatatttttcaaaacctATTCCATCTTATTTGATTTCCACAGTAACTCTATTAAGTGGCCAGAGTGGCTCTTATTCCACTTTACAAATATGACTTATACAGGGATAAGTAGGAGTTAACTTGTCTTAACTTCTATACTTAGTAGGGTTGCTTGGACCAAAATCCTAGTTTATTCCCGCCTCCTTCAGCTGACAACGACTAATACTCACTCTAGTGCTGCTCTTTTCTCTATTGCACAGGTCTCTAGCATCAATTCACGCTTTGCCAAAGTACACATCCTATATGTGGGGTCCACACCGCTTAAGAACTCTTTTCGAGGAACTATCCGGTAAGAAGTATTTTTGTCTTCATATTTGCCTCAGCACCTGGAATGAGGTTAGGATAGAATGGGAGCCTGGAATTTTTAGGAACAATTACATTCTCTATTCCTgcccatttctctcttcctttgtgcttTGATTCTCCCCAGGTAGTAGCCAAAGAAAACGTTAAAACATGTGAGTtaggacaaaaggaaaatattaatgagatagggctttaaataaaacaaaaagggttGAGCTAAGCTGGAGATTAGCATTGTAGGGATGATTCATATCAAACAAAGTAGAAAGCATTTTAGGAAGTACCTTTCTTTCTTGAATTTAATATCAATTAAACCCAAGGactgtaaaacaataaaaagggTAGTGGgtgaaatggtaaattttttcCTATGGATTCTTGAGAAGGGACAAACAATTCTCGTGAGCTAGATAATTTAACATCTGAGGCTCTTTCCACCGTCAGGATTCTGTGTTGTTCTGTGGTGCTTCTGTTCAAGCTCTCCTAAGGCAGTGAAGTTCCTTATCCTTCCCAGCTAAATCTGATCCACTTTTCTCTAGTGGGAGGTATTGATACTGCTGCTCTGTGTGATCCAAGAATGGGAAATGTGGTTTTCTCCTCCAGGAGAAGACTAGGGATACATCTTCACCCTGCTCCTCTGGGTGGCCGCTGGGTCCCCATTAGGACTTGTTCTCTCTGCTGTTGTAGCTCTTTGTCTGCCAGGAGTCTGCAGGATAATTCTTTCTCACAGATAATTAACCTTtctgttaattcttttttctttatagcaaGGAAGACGTCCGAGCTACTGAAAAAGACAAGGTTTGTtggttggttctttttttttttcatggctttaGGAATCtcaatccttttaaattattCCAGTGAATTTGAAAGGTCTATGGAAATGTGGAGTCCAAGGAATTTTAAGGTGTTCCTTTCTGGAAGGTGTGGAATTCACTTCACTGTCCCTTTCCTCTTCATATCATTTTTGTTCACTTTGTTGACCAGAGAGGGGCTAGTTTACCCTTTGCCTTTGAAGCCACGTATTTATTCATTGCTGTTTCCTCAGACTTACTCTGGAGCCTTTCAGAGCAACTATAGTACTTTTGTTCAAGTCAGATTCCTGATTAGGTTACTGAGTTCAAAATCTTTCATTTATGTGATGATGCCACAGAAACAATAAAAGTTGTTGATTGACTTGAGTAGTGATGACTTCCACCCTCTGAGATTAGAAGTTGACTGGTTCTGCCAGGGGTGTTAATAGTTTCATGTAGACCTGATTCGGAGCTTTCACTTAACACTCCTGTTCTTTCTTTACAGGTTGAAATTTATAAGAGTTTCCGCCCAGGGGACATTGTCTTGGCCAAAGTGGTATCCTTTATTCCCCTCAGACTTGTGGTCCTTTgtcaaaagaagaaatggaagtagAGAAACCACTCAAGTGGCTATGGGAGGGATGGCTTAAAACTCTGTTTTCCTTTACCAGTGTGATGTGACTAGATCTCCCTAGGTGATGCGCAGTCCAACTACCTCCTAACCACTGCTGAAAATGAGCTGGGAGTGGTGGTGGCCCACAGTGAATCGGGTGAGTTTGTCCATGCTTCCACATGCTTACCTTTACCTGGGAGCTAGGGTTTGGGATTAGTCCATTGTTTTCCCTCATTTCCCTTGTTTTTTAATTATCTAAAAAGCAATACTAGTGTAGATACTTACTACTGAGATTAGAATGATTCTCCTTATATAATCTAAGGAAAAGAGGCACTCACTCCATAAATCAGTGGAATAAACAAGGTTTTTTTCTGTATGAGGTGAGGTTCACTAGGCAGCTTGGTGACACTTCAGTTCATACCCAGCTGAAAAGAGAAGGGTCTCAAGCAAATATTTGGGGTCCCATCTCCAACTCCACCTTTTCCCTTCCAGGTGTCCAGATGGTTCCCATCAGCTGGTGTGAGATGCAGTGCCCTAAGACCCACACTAAAGAATTCCGGAAAGTGGCCCGAGTACAGCCTGAATTCTTACAGACCTAAGAAGCCACACTTTACCCCATGCACAGGAGTAAGCTCTTTCCAAGAGTACATGTGTGAACGTGACATCAGGGTGCTGTTGTCTTCATTCAGGCACCTGGGGCTGGCCAGCAGCCACCTCTAGAAAAATCTTACTctataggcaaaacatttttcCTGTGAATCGTTCAGTGGATTTTATCCTCTTGAGTGATAaatttctcttttggaggcaCCAGCAAACCAACTGTATGATGGTGGAAATAGCCTGTTCTTTCTGACAgtcttataaatatgtattttttgctgtgaaaaagaaaacatttttacgaaaagaattttatggtttctattATATTGagtagggaaaagaatctaaacagtGTCATGACATTTAGAGCAGGGTCTTGCCTGGTGGCACCGATTAACAGACATGTGTTACGTGCTTTCTTGCTCTAGACAACGCCTAATTGCCAAtcttttttgtatattctgttgtacatactTTTGCTTATTGAGTAcgtgctatgtgtcaggcactaggttaagtactttatatacattTCCTCATTTAGAGAGATTATGGTTTAGTGAAAATTATGGGACACATGTGGTGATTCAGGTAGCATGTTAGTAATTCTGAAAGTAATTTGGTAAACAAAGTATTACTGATACAGTAGATACTCCAGGAAATGTTAAATCTGAATTGAAAAGAGGTACAGAACACTATCATGTGAAGTGGCCAGGAAAGGATTTGTAAGTGAAGTGAGAGGAATTAAAGAACTAAGATAAGTGAGGTGAAGATattcagagcagagagagaagccCAAGCAAAGTGCAGAATCAGGAATGTACACACAAGCTTGAGGACAAGCAAAGGATGAGGGTTAAGCATGGGGAGGTTGCAGAGAGAATGAAAGGAGAGATGAATTATGTCACTTCTTGAGATGTTATTAGGGAGCCCATGTCTTCTCTGTGAAGTGAGAATGGTTGGGGTAAGGTTTGGAGTCATCCCACCTGGGTTTGTGTCCTCTCGTTGCCTTAAGCCGGGTTAtacgttgttttgttttttttattttattttattttttttttcggtacgcgggcctctcactgttgtggtctctcccgttgcggagcacaggctccggacgcgcaggctcggcagccatggctcacgggcccagctgctccgcggcatgtgggatcttcccagaccggggcacgaacccgtgtcccctgcatcgtcaggcggactctcaaccactgcgcc contains:
- the ZDHHC16 gene encoding palmitoyltransferase ZDHHC16 isoform X2 encodes the protein MRGQRSLLLGPARLCLRLLLLLGYRRRCPPLLRGLVQRWRYGKVCLRSLLHNSFAGSDTAVDAAFEPIYWLVDNVIRWCGVVFVVLVIVLTSSIVAIAYLCILPLILQTYSVPRLCWHFFYSHWNLILIVFHYYQAITTPPGYPPPGRNDITTVSICKKCINPKPARTHHCSICNSYGSWDLFREAYAAIEKMKQLDKNKLQAVANQTYHQTPPPTFSFRERVTHKSLVYLWFLCSSVALALGALTVWHAVLISRGETSIERHINKKERRRLQAKGRVFRNHYNYGCLDNWKVFLGVDTGRHWLTRVLLPSSHLPHGNGMSWDPPPWVTAHSASVMAV
- the ZDHHC16 gene encoding palmitoyltransferase ZDHHC16 isoform X4, which encodes MRGQRSLLLGPARLCLRLLLLLGYRRRCPPLLRGLVQRWRYGKVCLRSLLHNSFAGSDTAVDAAFEPIYWLVDNVIRWCGVVFVVLVIVLTSSIVAIAYLCILPLILQTYSVPRLCWHFFYSHWNLILIVFHYYQAITTPPGYPPPGRNDITTVSICKKCINPKPARTHHCSICNSYGSWDLFREAYAAIETYHQTPPPTFSFRERVTHKSLVYLWFLCSSVALALGALTVWHAVLISRGETSIERHINKKERRRLQAKGRVFRNHYNYGCLDNWKVFLGVDTGRHWLTRVLLPSSHLPHGNGMSWDPPPWVTAHSASVMAV
- the EXOSC1 gene encoding exosome complex component CSL4 isoform X1; amino-acid sequence: MAPPVRYCIPGERLCNLEEGSPGSGTYTRHGYIFSSLAGCLIKSSENGALPVISVMRETESQLLPDVGAIVTCKVSSINSRFAKVHILYVGSTPLKNSFRGTIRKEDVRATEKDKVEIYKSFRPGDIVLAKVISLGDAQSNYLLTTAENELGVVVAHSESGVQMVPISWCEMQCPKTHTKEFRKVARVQPEFLQT
- the EXOSC1 gene encoding exosome complex component CSL4 isoform X2 — encoded protein: MWGPHRLRTLFEELSARKTSELLKKTRFVEIYKSFRPGDIVLAKVISLGDAQSNYLLTTAENELGVVVAHSESGVQMVPISWCEMQCPKTHTKEFRKVARVQPEFLQT